The Scomber scombrus chromosome 22, fScoSco1.1, whole genome shotgun sequence genome has a window encoding:
- the gpr85 gene encoding probable G protein-coupled receptor 85 has product MIPPPSMANYSHAGDHTILQNVSPLATFLKLTSLGFIIGVGVVGNLLISILLVKDKSLHRAPYYFLLDLCASDILRSAICFPFVFTSVKNGSAWTYGTLTCKVIAFLGVLSCFHTAFMLFCVSVTRYLAIAHHRFYTKRLTFWTCLAVICMVWTLSVAMAFPPVLDVGTYSFIREEDQCTFQHRSFRANDSLGFMLLLALILLATQLVYLKLIFFVHDRRKMKPVQFVPAVSQNWTFHGPGASGQAAANWLAGFGRGPTPPTLLGIRQNSNAAGRRRLLVLDEFKTEKRISRMFYIMTFFFLALWGPYLVACYWRVFARGPVVPGGYLTAAVWMSFAQAGVNPFICIFSNRELRRCFSTTLLYCRKSRLPREPYCVI; this is encoded by the coding sequence ATGATCCCTCCTCCATCTATGGCGAACTATAGCCATGCAGGGGACCACACCATCTTGCAGAATGTCTCTCCTCTCGCCACGTTCCTCAAACTGACCTCTCTGGGTTTCATCATTGGAGTCGGTGTGGTTGGAAACCTCCTGATATCCATCCTGCTGGTCAAAGACAAGAGCCTGCACCGAGCACCCTACTATTTCCTGCTGGACCTGTGCGCCTCCGATATCCTTCGTTCTGCCATCTGCTTCCCCTTTGTCTTCACCTCAGTCAAGAATGGATCTGCCTGGACCTATGGCACGCTGACTTGCAAAGTGATCGCCTTCCTGGGTGTGCTCTCCTGTTTCCACACGGCGTTCATGCTATTCTGTGTGAGCGTCACCCGCTACCTGGCCATTGCACATCATCGTTTCTACACCAAGAGACTGACCTTCTGGACCTGTCTGGCTGTCATCTGCATGGTGTGGACGTTGTCAGTTGCTATGGCGTTCCCGCCGGTGCTAGACGTAGGGACATACTCTTTTATCCGGGAGGAGGACCAGTGCACATTCCAGCACCGTTCCTTCAGGGCAAATGATTCGTTGGGCTTCATGCTCCTGCTGGCACTCATTCTCCTGGCCACACAGCTGGTTTACCTCAAGCTCATCTTCTTCGTCCACGACCGCCGAAAGATGAAGCCTGTCCAGTTCGTGCCTGCTGTCAGCCAGAACTGGACCTTCCACGGGCCAGGTGCCAGCGGGCAGGCGGCGGCTAACTGGCTGGCTGGATTTGGTAGAGGCCCCACCCCGCCTACTTTACTGGGCATCCGGCAGAACAGCAACGCAGCGGGCCGCAGGCGTCTGCTGGTATTGGATGAATTCAAAACAGAGAAGAGGATTAGTAGGATGTTCTACATCATGACGTTTTTCTTCCTGGCACTGTGGGGTCCCTATCTGGTAGCCTGCTACTGGCGGGTGTTTGCAAGGGGCCCTGTAGTCCCTGGGGGCTACCTGACGGCAGCTGTGTGGATGAGCTTTGCCCAGGCTGGGGTCAATCCTTTCATCTGCATCTTCTCCAACAGGGAGCTCCGGCGCTGCTTCAGCACCACACTCCTCTACTGCAGAAAATCCAGGTTACCAAGGGAACCCTACTGCGTTATATGA